Proteins from a single region of Urocitellus parryii isolate mUroPar1 chromosome 4, mUroPar1.hap1, whole genome shotgun sequence:
- the Clmp gene encoding CXADR-like membrane protein encodes MSLLPLLLLVSYYVGTLGTHTEIKRVAEEKVTLPCHHQLGLPEKDTLDIEWLLTDNEGNQKVVITYSSRHVYSNLTEEQKGRVAFASNFLAGDASLQIEPLKPSDEGRYTCKVKNSGRYVWSHVILKVLVRPSKPKCELEGDLTEGSDLTLQCESSSGTKPIVYYWQRIPEKEGEDEHLPPKSRIDYNNPGRVLLQNLTMSSSGLYQCTAGNEAGKESCVVRVTVQYVQSIGMVAGAVTGIVAGALLIFLLVWLLIRRKDKERYEEEERPNEIREDAEAPKARLVKPSSSSSGSRSSRSGSSSTCSTANSASRSQRTLSTEAAPQPGLATQEYSLVGPEVRGSEPKKVHHATLTKAENTPSMIPSQSRAFQTV; translated from the exons TTTCCTATTATGTTGGAACCTTGGGAACTCACACTGAGATCAAGAGAGTGGCAGAGGAAAAGGTCACTTTGCCCTGCCACCATCAACTGGGGCTTCCAGAAAAAGACACGCTTGATATCGAATGGCTGCTCACTGATAATGAAGGAAACCAAAAAGTA GTGATCACTTACTCCAGTCGTCATGTCTACAGTAACTTAACTGAGGAACAGAAGGGCCGAGTGGCATTTGCTTCCAATTTCCTGGCAGGAGATGCCTCCCTGCAGATCGAGCCTCTAAAACCCAGTGATGAGGGCAGGTATACCTGCAAGGTGAAGAATTCAGGGCGTTATGTGTGGAGCCACGTCATCTTAAAAGTCTTAG TGAGACCATCCAAGCCCAAGTGTGAGTTGGAAGGAGACCTGACAGAAGGAAGTGATCTGACTCTGCAATGTGAGTCATCCTCTGGCACAAAGCCCATTGTGTATTACTGGCAGCGAATCccggagaaagagggagaggatgaACATTTGCCTCCCAAATCCAGGATTG ACTACAACAACCCTGGCAGAGTTCTGTTGCAGAATCTCACGATGTCTTCTTCTGGGCTCTACCAGTGCACAGCAGGCAATGAGGCTGGGAAGGAAAGCTGTGTGGTGCGAGTGACTGTACAGT ATGTACAAAGCATCGGCATGGTTGCAGGAGCAGTGACAGGTATTGTGGCTGGAGCCCTGCTGATTTTCCTCTTGGTGTGGCTGTTAATCCGAAGGAAAGACAAAGAGAGATATGAGGAAGAAGAGAGACCAAATGAAATTCG AGAAGATGCTGAAGCCCCCAAAGCCCGGCTTGTGAAACCTAGCTCCTCTTCCTCAGGCTCTCGGAGCTCACGCTCCGGTTCTTCTTCCACTTGCTCCACAGCAAATAGTGCCTCACGCAGCCAGCGGACACTGTCAACTGAAGCAGCACCCCAGCCTGGGCTGGCCACCCAGGAATACAGCCTAGTGGGGCCAGAAGTGAGAGGCTCTGAACCAAAGAAAGTTCATCATGCCACCCTGACCAAAGCAGAAAACACACCCAGCATGATCCCCAGCCAGAGCAGAGCCTTCCAAACTGTCTGA